In a genomic window of Chloroflexota bacterium:
- a CDS encoding AMP-binding protein, which translates to MSFFSLVDILRDRAEKQPERLAYTFLVDGETGDGQVFTYAELDQRARAIGSYLQHQYARGSRVLLLYPPGLEYVAAFFGCLYAGLIAVPAYPPRPRRAMPRIQTIVADCQPAVALTTSRILSNIQERLSGMPDMAALDWLDSGILDPDLADHWKHPQTSGEDLAYLQYTSGSTSDPKGVMVSHANLDYTISDLIQGWEKREESVMVTWLPPFHDLGLIYGILQPIYGGFPCIMMAPVSFIQRPFRWLEAISHYRGTHSAAPNFAFELCLSKVKPEQRATLDLSSWLIALNGAEPIRRDTMERFAETYASTGFKWSAFTPAYGLAEATLQVTGVLADSSVVDVTLETATLEKHCVVEASRGQKDTRVLVGYDASIMETRWRIVDPEALTECGPDQVGEIWIAGPGVARGYWNRPEATIETFSAHLADTGEGPFLRTGDLGFVKDGHLFVTGRIKDLIIVRGRNHYPQDIELTAEQSHSALRLGCGAAFAVEVNGEERAAIVYELRREQRRADIQEVTDAIVQAVAFEHELQLHAVALMLPGQVPKTSSGKIQRHACRRKFLAGEFELLGQWAQPVEEGISSSPDIGNNSEVRFAIDGNGTYDEVQDWLIARVAERVQVSPQRIDVQRPLDRYGLDSLGAVAITGELAAWLGRDLSPTLFYDYPTVQSITRHLACDAPGSVVDADETDGNSMAAGQGAYTEIATGVSFPPAVSVGAPAIGREPPQKRWTSLMPLREKGSRIPLFVVPPGASTVLSFGQLVNHLDGDQPVYGFQPLGMDGQYPPHFRVEEMAAHYIREMMTVQSTGPYLLAGRCFGGLVAFEMAQQLQAQGEEVAMLAILDTLQPPKPAWLRNGSSGDLEVGSGRFHRLFRRWGQRLYLFLKRVTITEAFSLYLVRSQDPELKSPTALGRDGWNIRNTTRAHYEANELYLPSLYDGRLTLFSNSGHTGSHQLNWAALTGKAVDIHIVPGNHFTMFDEPHVQVLAEALTCSIKDALSSGASQDDGATFLSTLDEGGSSPSPAVDAATIHVTGVERICEVPRNELERQICEATETVFGLHSRSVNDSILDLQPKPFAVAYLLAELGRRTGKPISMASLVQAPTPAQLADSARENHTSECCRSLVGIQPDGPRPPFFLVPDIDRTVVSLLELGRLIGRQQPCYGLQPLGLERGQRPHTTVEEMAAFYVQEMRRIHPSGPYSLGGIGFGGVVAFEMAQQLSESRDDVAFLAVLDTMIPPNATFQLWYPPTSPGMQETAPGWFVQRLIGRLVYRWQIRQYRHRIPRRALSKMAWQQRINYRFSPTTRRIQTMLTAHFVARLRYQPKVYPGPIALFSNSLHPGAHQIKWAMLTDVGMEIEVIPGNHSTIFQQPNVSELARRLEMHLVGIAPVACE; encoded by the coding sequence ATGTCGTTTTTTTCACTGGTCGATATTCTGCGGGATCGGGCCGAGAAACAGCCCGAGCGATTGGCCTATACCTTTCTCGTGGATGGCGAGACCGGGGATGGCCAGGTCTTCACTTACGCCGAACTGGACCAGCGAGCGCGTGCGATTGGAAGCTATCTGCAGCACCAATACGCCAGGGGTAGTCGGGTGCTCCTGTTGTATCCCCCTGGCCTGGAGTATGTTGCTGCCTTTTTTGGTTGCCTTTATGCCGGCCTGATCGCCGTGCCTGCCTACCCGCCGCGGCCAAGGCGTGCAATGCCTCGCATCCAGACTATTGTGGCTGACTGTCAGCCTGCGGTGGCGCTGACTACGTCTCGCATTCTGTCCAATATCCAGGAACGGTTGAGTGGCATGCCTGACATGGCCGCCTTGGATTGGTTGGACAGCGGTATCCTGGATCCCGACCTGGCGGATCATTGGAAGCATCCTCAGACCAGCGGAGAAGACCTGGCTTATCTGCAATACACCTCGGGCTCGACCTCAGACCCGAAAGGTGTCATGGTCAGCCACGCCAATCTGGATTATACGATCAGCGATTTGATCCAGGGCTGGGAAAAAAGGGAGGAGAGCGTGATGGTCACGTGGCTGCCTCCTTTCCACGATTTGGGCCTGATCTACGGTATCCTGCAGCCGATTTATGGCGGGTTTCCCTGCATTATGATGGCGCCTGTTTCTTTCATCCAACGTCCATTCCGCTGGCTTGAGGCGATTTCACACTATCGGGGTACCCACAGCGCTGCGCCGAACTTCGCCTTCGAGCTTTGCCTGAGCAAAGTCAAGCCTGAGCAACGTGCGACTCTTGACCTCAGCAGTTGGCTCATCGCTCTCAATGGCGCAGAGCCAATCCGCAGGGATACCATGGAGAGGTTTGCCGAGACCTATGCTTCCACCGGATTCAAGTGGTCTGCTTTCACCCCAGCCTACGGATTGGCGGAGGCCACGCTTCAGGTTACGGGAGTGTTGGCCGATAGTTCCGTAGTCGATGTGACCCTGGAAACTGCTACCCTGGAAAAACATTGTGTAGTGGAGGCGAGTCGCGGGCAGAAAGATACCCGGGTTCTGGTCGGGTATGATGCGTCGATCATGGAAACCAGGTGGCGAATAGTCGACCCCGAGGCTCTGACAGAATGCGGTCCCGACCAAGTTGGCGAAATCTGGATAGCGGGGCCAGGGGTAGCCAGGGGCTACTGGAATCGACCGGAGGCAACAATTGAGACCTTCAGCGCCCATCTGGCGGATACGGGTGAAGGGCCTTTTCTGCGCACAGGTGATCTGGGATTTGTGAAGGACGGCCATCTGTTCGTAACCGGTCGCATCAAGGACCTGATCATCGTTCGGGGGCGCAACCACTATCCCCAGGATATCGAGTTGACAGCCGAGCAGAGCCATTCGGCCTTGCGCCTGGGATGTGGTGCAGCCTTTGCCGTCGAAGTGAACGGCGAGGAGCGGGCGGCCATTGTCTATGAACTGCGACGTGAGCAGCGCCGTGCCGATATCCAGGAAGTCACCGACGCGATAGTTCAAGCTGTGGCTTTTGAGCATGAATTGCAGCTCCACGCGGTGGCACTCATGCTGCCGGGCCAGGTACCCAAAACCTCCAGCGGCAAGATACAGCGTCATGCCTGTCGTCGCAAGTTTCTGGCAGGTGAGTTTGAACTTCTGGGGCAATGGGCGCAACCGGTGGAGGAAGGGATATCTTCATCTCCAGATATCGGGAACAACTCTGAGGTGCGGTTTGCTATAGATGGAAATGGTACCTATGACGAGGTTCAGGACTGGTTAATAGCCCGCGTAGCTGAACGGGTTCAAGTGTCCCCGCAGCGTATCGACGTGCAGCGACCATTGGATCGTTATGGGCTGGACTCTCTTGGCGCCGTTGCCATCACGGGCGAACTGGCGGCATGGCTGGGACGGGATCTTTCGCCGACGCTGTTCTACGATTATCCCACCGTGCAGTCGATCACCCGGCATCTCGCCTGTGATGCTCCGGGCTCCGTCGTGGACGCTGATGAAACAGACGGCAACTCAATGGCTGCGGGACAGGGAGCCTACACTGAGATTGCGACAGGCGTGTCTTTTCCACCGGCGGTTTCGGTCGGTGCGCCGGCGATTGGGAGAGAACCGCCGCAGAAGAGGTGGACTTCCTTGATGCCGCTGCGGGAAAAAGGCTCCAGGATACCGTTATTTGTAGTACCACCTGGTGCCAGTACTGTTTTGAGTTTTGGCCAACTGGTAAATCACCTGGACGGGGACCAACCTGTGTATGGTTTCCAGCCATTGGGAATGGATGGCCAGTATCCGCCTCACTTCCGGGTTGAGGAAATGGCAGCCCATTACATCAGGGAAATGATGACCGTTCAATCAACGGGTCCTTATCTGCTTGCCGGACGCTGTTTTGGCGGCCTGGTTGCCTTCGAGATGGCTCAACAATTGCAGGCCCAGGGAGAGGAAGTAGCAATGCTTGCCATTCTCGATACGCTGCAACCTCCCAAGCCTGCCTGGCTTCGCAATGGTTCATCCGGTGATCTGGAGGTCGGATCCGGCCGATTTCACCGGTTGTTTCGCCGATGGGGCCAGCGTCTTTATCTGTTTCTGAAGCGGGTAACGATCACGGAAGCTTTTTCCCTGTACCTGGTGAGAAGCCAGGACCCTGAACTGAAATCGCCGACGGCGCTCGGCCGAGATGGTTGGAACATCCGAAATACGACAAGGGCGCACTACGAAGCCAATGAACTTTACCTGCCCAGCCTGTACGATGGCCGCCTGACCCTTTTTTCCAATTCAGGCCATACAGGCAGTCACCAACTCAATTGGGCGGCTCTGACAGGGAAAGCTGTGGATATCCACATCGTGCCCGGTAACCATTTTACGATGTTCGACGAACCCCACGTGCAGGTTCTGGCAGAGGCGCTAACCTGCAGTATCAAGGACGCGTTGTCATCGGGCGCGTCGCAAGACGATGGAGCGACGTTCTTATCCACTCTTGACGAGGGAGGGAGCAGCCCTTCGCCAGCAGTGGATGCAGCCACGATTCATGTGACCGGGGTGGAACGCATTTGCGAAGTGCCCCGCAACGAGTTGGAACGCCAGATCTGCGAAGCCACGGAAACGGTATTTGGACTACATTCCAGAAGCGTCAACGATAGTATACTGGACCTTCAGCCCAAACCATTTGCAGTGGCGTATCTTCTGGCCGAGCTGGGGCGGCGCACCGGCAAGCCAATTTCGATGGCGTCATTGGTCCAGGCCCCAACGCCGGCTCAACTGGCCGATTCGGCACGCGAGAACCACACTTCTGAGTGCTGCCGGTCGCTGGTAGGCATTCAACCCGACGGACCGAGGCCTCCCTTCTTTCTCGTGCCAGATATCGACCGGACTGTTGTCAGTCTGCTTGAGTTAGGCCGACTGATCGGTCGTCAGCAACCATGCTATGGCCTTCAACCCCTTGGTCTGGAAAGGGGCCAGCGTCCTCACACCACGGTGGAGGAAATGGCAGCGTTCTACGTTCAGGAAATGCGCAGGATCCATCCATCTGGCCCCTATTCTCTTGGAGGAATTGGCTTTGGTGGCGTCGTGGCCTTCGAGATGGCTCAGCAGCTAAGCGAATCAAGGGATGATGTGGCGTTTCTGGCGGTGCTTGATACCATGATTCCTCCCAACGCTACCTTTCAGCTGTGGTATCCCCCAACCTCGCCAGGCATGCAAGAAACAGCGCCCGGTTGGTTTGTTCAACGGCTGATCGGCCGGCTTGTCTACCGGTGGCAGATTCGGCAGTATCGCCATAGGATTCCGCGTCGGGCGCTTTCCAAAATGGCGTGGCAGCAGCGTATCAACTACCGCTTCAGCCCGACGACACGCCGAATCCAGACAATGCTGACCGCCCATTTCGTGGCGCGGCTTCGCTATCAGCCCAAGGTCTATCCAGGCCCGATTGCGCTGTTTTCAAATTCGTTGCATCCCGGTGCTCACCAGATCAAGTGGGCAATGTTGACTGATGTCGGCATGGAGATCGAGGTGATCCCGGGCAACCATAGTACGATCTTCCAGCAGCCCAATGTCAGCGAGCTTGCCAGAAGACTTGAGATGCATCTTGTTGGAATTGCTCCTGTTGCTTGCGAATAG
- a CDS encoding GNAT family N-acetyltransferase, protein MKRMTTEAGVIQADSPPPITLRPLIQAQAPDLQAVYEAAQDYFQNMTHQATPKGQAEGDLAQAACDDARHMLGITLEDTLIGVVDLRFADPGPLDARLGLILVSLPYRGQGLASWALRILEAWLSQATPTEAVVLSVLAQNRAAQAFFLHHGYLFTGETTRIMTGVIRSRQLYMRKPLKWHARQLWPAG, encoded by the coding sequence ATGAAGCGCATGACTACCGAAGCAGGAGTTATACAGGCCGACTCCCCTCCACCCATCACGCTGCGCCCGTTGATTCAGGCACAGGCCCCTGATTTGCAGGCGGTCTACGAAGCTGCTCAGGACTATTTCCAGAACATGACGCACCAGGCAACACCAAAAGGGCAGGCTGAAGGGGATCTTGCCCAAGCAGCCTGCGATGACGCCCGGCACATGCTGGGCATCACTTTGGAGGACACTCTGATCGGGGTGGTGGACCTGCGTTTCGCCGACCCGGGTCCTTTGGACGCCAGACTGGGGTTGATTCTGGTATCTTTGCCCTATCGCGGGCAGGGCCTGGCAAGCTGGGCCTTGCGCATTCTGGAAGCCTGGCTTTCGCAGGCCACACCGACGGAGGCAGTCGTATTATCGGTGCTTGCCCAGAACCGGGCAGCCCAGGCTTTTTTCCTGCATCATGGCTACTTATTCACCGGAGAAACCACCCGAATCATGACCGGTGTCATCCGCTCACGCCAGCTCTATATGCGCAAACCGTTGAAATGGCACGCTCGCCAGCTGTGGCCGGCCGGCTAA
- a CDS encoding CapA family protein, which translates to MDQLKKTNESTLGLISALLLVLGIFLLLWAWQDIKPAQSAGEPTSAASPSPADGSDIAANEQINGNQAQTDDPSPVEAKPQPVDQAKKPSLTSRLGLAQPLQMALLNPTPPELEIAIQNWLDAQPKSSLIADASEADLWLTTEPVDNPVAERIYVPVKRFASLDVEADPAQLLGLWLGGPKEGEQALVVTPDAAAGLFQLWGPPAEIEVVHSAEALAALLEENDSRLGVLPFDQLLPQVNALAINGEDPTNNRFNLDTYPLVLRFYLAHQPDAEQLAGSLRTYLKANGSASNRDPAKLTSLIMTGVTAMSRVTAARMEAQGYQYPAEEVGPELAAADLTHISNEVPFFEGCQVNAAEGNVTLCSKPGYIEALRAIGVDLIGLTGNHLNDFGRQASEQSMAFFSDEGIPTFGGGVNLAQSLEPLVMEHNGNRLVFLGANSFGPQLAWAEPDWPGSAPYDFDQMAIAIREAREDLGADLVLLDMQWEESYDSLPIQSQLAGFQQLSSAGADIVTGVQSHVPQAIGFGDGGLILYGLGNFFFDQMWSLPTREGLIPRHTIYDGRHISTEILTTILEDYAQPRWAAESERETLLNRIFAASGW; encoded by the coding sequence ATGGACCAACTCAAAAAAACCAACGAAAGCACCCTCGGGCTCATCAGTGCCCTGCTGCTGGTACTGGGCATCTTTCTTCTGCTTTGGGCATGGCAGGATATCAAACCAGCCCAGAGTGCCGGTGAACCTACCTCAGCCGCATCCCCATCCCCGGCGGATGGGTCCGACATAGCAGCGAATGAGCAGATCAACGGGAACCAGGCTCAGACGGACGACCCGTCCCCCGTTGAAGCGAAACCCCAACCTGTTGATCAGGCGAAAAAACCATCTCTGACCTCCAGGTTGGGCCTCGCTCAGCCGCTGCAAATGGCATTGCTCAACCCCACCCCACCGGAGCTGGAAATAGCCATTCAGAATTGGCTGGATGCCCAGCCAAAAAGCTCTCTCATCGCCGACGCAAGCGAGGCGGATCTCTGGCTGACCACGGAGCCAGTCGACAATCCGGTGGCCGAACGAATCTATGTTCCGGTCAAACGTTTCGCCAGCCTCGACGTGGAGGCAGATCCCGCCCAACTCCTGGGCCTCTGGCTGGGCGGCCCCAAAGAGGGTGAGCAAGCCCTCGTAGTCACGCCCGACGCGGCCGCAGGTCTTTTTCAACTCTGGGGGCCACCGGCTGAAATCGAGGTCGTACACAGTGCCGAGGCCCTGGCTGCCTTGTTGGAGGAAAACGACAGCCGATTGGGAGTCCTTCCGTTTGACCAACTACTTCCGCAGGTCAACGCCCTGGCAATCAACGGTGAAGATCCGACGAATAACCGCTTCAACCTCGACACCTATCCACTGGTCCTTCGATTTTATCTGGCCCATCAGCCGGATGCCGAGCAACTCGCCGGCAGCCTGAGGACCTATTTGAAGGCCAACGGCTCTGCAAGCAACCGCGATCCCGCCAAATTGACCTCGCTAATCATGACCGGTGTCACAGCCATGTCCCGCGTCACCGCTGCCCGAATGGAGGCACAGGGATACCAGTACCCGGCTGAGGAAGTGGGTCCGGAACTGGCTGCGGCTGATCTCACACACATCAGCAACGAAGTCCCCTTTTTCGAAGGTTGTCAGGTTAACGCGGCCGAGGGCAACGTGACCTTATGCTCGAAACCGGGCTACATCGAGGCTTTGCGGGCCATAGGGGTCGATTTGATCGGTCTGACTGGCAACCACCTGAACGACTTTGGAAGGCAAGCTTCCGAGCAATCGATGGCCTTTTTTTCCGATGAGGGCATACCCACCTTTGGCGGCGGTGTAAACCTGGCGCAATCATTGGAACCCCTCGTCATGGAGCACAACGGCAACCGCCTGGTTTTCCTGGGCGCCAATTCGTTCGGCCCGCAGTTGGCCTGGGCGGAACCTGATTGGCCCGGCTCTGCACCCTACGATTTCGACCAGATGGCTATCGCTATCCGGGAAGCCCGGGAAGATCTGGGCGCCGACCTGGTTTTGCTCGATATGCAGTGGGAAGAGAGCTACGACTCGCTGCCGATCCAGTCCCAGCTCGCGGGTTTCCAACAGTTGAGCAGCGCAGGCGCAGATATCGTTACCGGGGTGCAGTCCCATGTACCACAGGCGATCGGATTCGGCGACGGTGGTCTTATTCTCTACGGCCTGGGTAACTTCTTCTTCGATCAAATGTGGAGTCTGCCGACCCGGGAGGGTTTGATTCCCCGCCACACCATCTACGATGGACGGCATATCAGCACCGAGATACTGACCACCATCCTCGAGGATTACGCACAGCCCCGCTGGGCCGCCGAGAGTGAACGCGAGACCCTGCTAAATCGAATCTTCGCCGCCAGCGGCTGGTAG
- a CDS encoding dynamin family protein — protein sequence MLRRLLSNLEKNLVNTEQDLLQRLGVNLARLDAAREDTARLNQARRQLDELFLLVVVGEFNAGKSAFINALLGQELLKEGATPTTTRVHILRHGDQVTRTLVEADAEIITSPIDWLQDINLVDTPGTNAVIQRHQEIAEDFVPRSDLVLFVTSADRPFAESERLFMDRIRAWGKKVVIVVNKIDILDAADVIEVQRFVTENAVKLLGIEPEIFLVSAKMAQEAKWANRQSHSTPGDHPESHGQVGTQSEIPGGESEAAGQQNMDPLGDSFQPANIPSVLELWTSSHFGPLETFILDTLDETERLRLKLLNPLGIAQHLHDEYSEVTEARLDVLAEDFDTIDTVEANLRAYQEDMHRDFRHRLSAIDSTLFQMSDRGVKFFDDTLRFSRIFSLLNAAQVREDFEREVVADTVQDIDNQVSELIDWMVEREYRQWQDVMEYLNRRAELHKEKVIGQVGGNFELNRRELLDSVGRAAQSAVASYDKKTEAAKLADSVQLAVAQTAIIEVSALGLGAILVAALHTLVADVTGLLAAGTLAAVGLYILPNRRRKAREELRVKVLDLQTQLHEALTTQFEQELSRSVQLINEAIQPYTRFVRSEREKLVDVNEEMASIGAELNHLRAQIEAL from the coding sequence GTGCTTCGACGCTTGCTCAGCAACCTGGAAAAGAATCTCGTCAACACCGAACAGGACCTTTTGCAGCGTCTCGGTGTTAACCTGGCGCGCCTGGATGCTGCCAGGGAGGATACGGCGCGGCTCAACCAGGCCCGGCGCCAGTTGGACGAACTCTTTCTGCTTGTGGTTGTCGGTGAATTCAATGCAGGCAAATCGGCCTTTATCAACGCGCTTCTCGGCCAGGAACTCCTGAAAGAAGGGGCCACACCAACGACCACCCGCGTGCACATCCTGCGCCATGGCGATCAGGTGACCCGCACGCTGGTTGAGGCCGACGCGGAAATCATTACCAGCCCAATTGACTGGCTCCAGGATATCAATCTGGTGGACACCCCCGGTACCAATGCGGTCATTCAGCGTCACCAGGAAATCGCCGAGGACTTCGTGCCCCGTTCCGACCTGGTACTCTTTGTCACCAGCGCCGACCGGCCCTTCGCCGAGAGTGAACGCCTTTTCATGGATCGCATCCGGGCCTGGGGCAAAAAAGTAGTAATCGTGGTCAACAAGATCGATATTCTCGATGCCGCCGACGTTATCGAGGTACAACGCTTCGTTACCGAAAATGCAGTCAAACTTCTGGGCATCGAGCCCGAGATATTTCTGGTTTCCGCCAAAATGGCTCAGGAAGCGAAATGGGCCAACCGGCAGTCGCACAGCACCCCTGGAGACCATCCTGAAAGCCATGGACAGGTAGGAACGCAGAGCGAAATACCTGGTGGGGAAAGCGAAGCAGCCGGTCAACAGAATATGGATCCCCTGGGCGATAGTTTTCAGCCAGCCAACATCCCGTCGGTATTGGAGTTATGGACATCCAGCCATTTCGGTCCGCTGGAAACCTTTATTCTCGATACGCTGGACGAAACGGAAAGGCTGCGGCTCAAACTGCTCAACCCATTGGGAATCGCCCAACACCTGCACGACGAGTATTCGGAGGTCACTGAGGCTCGTCTGGATGTGCTGGCCGAAGATTTCGACACCATTGATACGGTTGAAGCCAATCTTCGCGCCTACCAGGAGGATATGCACCGTGATTTCCGCCACCGGTTGAGCGCCATCGACAGCACCCTCTTCCAGATGTCGGATCGGGGAGTCAAATTCTTCGATGACACCCTTCGCTTCAGTCGCATCTTCAGCCTGCTCAACGCCGCCCAGGTGCGAGAGGATTTCGAGCGGGAGGTAGTCGCAGACACGGTACAGGATATCGATAATCAGGTCAGCGAGCTGATCGACTGGATGGTGGAACGGGAATACCGCCAGTGGCAGGATGTGATGGAATACCTCAACCGGCGGGCTGAGTTGCACAAGGAGAAAGTAATCGGCCAGGTCGGAGGCAATTTCGAGTTGAACCGGCGGGAGTTGTTGGATTCCGTCGGCCGGGCGGCCCAGAGCGCGGTGGCCAGCTACGACAAAAAAACGGAAGCAGCCAAGCTGGCCGATTCGGTTCAACTGGCAGTGGCTCAGACCGCCATTATCGAGGTGAGCGCCCTGGGACTGGGCGCCATTCTGGTGGCCGCCTTGCACACCCTGGTGGCCGACGTGACCGGTCTCCTGGCTGCCGGCACCCTGGCCGCGGTCGGATTATATATCCTTCCCAACCGGCGCCGCAAAGCCCGCGAGGAGCTACGCGTCAAGGTTCTGGATCTGCAAACCCAACTGCACGAAGCCCTGACAACCCAGTTCGAGCAGGAGTTAAGCCGATCAGTCCAGCTCATCAACGAGGCCATCCAACCCTATACCCGCTTTGTCCGCAGTGAGCGGGAAAAGCTGGTGGATGTCAACGAGGAAATGGCCTCGATCGGCGCCGAGCTCAACCACCTGCGAGCCCAAATCGAGGCCCTCTAA